From the Pirellulales bacterium genome, one window contains:
- a CDS encoding lipid-transfer protein: MKGRANILGVGMTKFAKPGDSPEYYVMAAEAGRLALADANIGYNEIEQVYAGYVFGDSTCGQRSAYELGLTGVPVFNVNNNCSTGSTALFLARQTVESGAAECVLALGFEKMEKGALSAKFADREPPVGKHAEVMNDVQGINAAPAAAQMFGGAGREYRWRHGTKRETFAKISSKARDHASRNPFALFNKKLSVEEVLASDEVFDPLTRFQCCPPTCGAAAAIVCSDDFARRHGIDHAVYIAGQAMTTDYPSSFDSKSMINMVGYDMAKQAAQAVYRQTGIGPEDVDVVELHDCFTANELLTYEALGLCPEGGAEDFIWRGDNTYGGKYVTNPSGGLLSKGHPLGATGLAQCAELVWQLRGQAQDRQVEEAEIALQHNLGLGGACVVTMYRKS; the protein is encoded by the coding sequence GTGAAGGGTCGCGCAAATATCCTCGGCGTCGGCATGACGAAGTTCGCCAAGCCGGGCGACAGTCCCGAATATTATGTGATGGCCGCCGAAGCGGGCCGCCTGGCGCTGGCCGACGCCAACATTGGCTACAACGAAATCGAGCAGGTTTACGCCGGATATGTCTTCGGCGATTCAACGTGCGGACAGCGCTCGGCGTATGAGTTGGGCCTGACCGGCGTTCCCGTCTTCAACGTCAACAATAATTGTTCCACCGGTTCGACCGCGCTGTTTTTGGCACGGCAGACCGTCGAGAGTGGGGCGGCCGAATGCGTGCTGGCGTTGGGCTTTGAAAAGATGGAAAAGGGGGCTTTGAGCGCCAAGTTCGCCGATCGCGAACCCCCGGTTGGCAAGCACGCCGAAGTGATGAACGACGTGCAAGGAATCAACGCGGCGCCGGCCGCCGCACAAATGTTCGGCGGCGCGGGACGCGAGTACCGCTGGCGGCACGGCACGAAACGCGAGACGTTTGCCAAGATTTCCTCCAAGGCGCGCGATCACGCCAGCCGGAATCCTTTTGCGCTTTTCAACAAGAAGCTCAGCGTGGAAGAGGTGCTCGCCTCGGACGAAGTGTTCGACCCGCTGACGCGATTCCAGTGCTGCCCACCGACCTGCGGCGCGGCGGCCGCGATCGTGTGCTCGGATGACTTCGCGAGGAGGCATGGCATCGACCACGCGGTGTACATCGCGGGCCAGGCGATGACCACTGATTACCCTTCGAGCTTCGACTCGAAGAGCATGATCAACATGGTCGGCTACGACATGGCCAAGCAGGCAGCGCAAGCCGTCTACCGGCAGACGGGCATCGGCCCTGAAGACGTCGACGTGGTCGAACTGCACGACTGCTTCACCGCCAACGAGCTATTGACCTACGAAGCGCTCGGCCTCTGCCCGGAAGGGGGTGCCGAGGATTTCATCTGGCGGGGCGACAATACGTACGGCGGGAAGTATGTCACGAATCCCTCGGGCGGGTTGTTATCGAAGGGGCATCCGCTGGGCGCAACCGGACTGGCGCAATGCGCCGAGCTGGTTTGGCAGTTGCGAGGGCAGGCGCAGGACCGACAGGTTGAAGAAGCAGAAATCGCGCTGCAACACAACCTGGGGCTGGGCGGCGCGTGCGTTGTGACCATGTACCGCAAGAGCTAG
- a CDS encoding neutral/alkaline non-lysosomal ceramidase N-terminal domain-containing protein yields the protein MTSLAASLVLTCLLSAEPANNYRIGRAASDITLPVWGVQMLGYVHPDQIGQGLRQRQYARTFVITDTDDQSRLAYVTCDIAFPTHTLKLAVLERLEKSLPGRYTHANLILAGTHTHGAPGGYHHHLSTSVLGGDFFVQAFEALADGIAESIVTADTDLRPGRILFAQGEVTEANANRSLVAYRNNPADERAEYKNDVDKTMTLLEFVRDDGPIGLLNWFAVHPTSVNFHYRLTTSDNKGYAAYLVEQAHGARHHGGGEFVAAFANTNCGDCTPNLNLDATGPGKTDLESCTIIGRRQAEAAQRLCDGKGDVVSGPIQVIHTFVDFSRLEVDAEFTADGQHRTCPSAWGYSFAAGSDAEGGGLALFREGMTKTDPAVDAVIRLALPQVRTTPEFLECQKPKAVLIASGLANPPMHEQVLPLALARIGQLAFVVGPAEFTTMSGRRFRVAVGHELGIDPRYVIVAGYSNDFAGYVTTWHEYQLQQYEGGHTLFGPWTEAGYRQEFVRLARALKAGKQVEPTGQSTDMRSRVAKPTLLDGPDEKQPPDAKFGDVVEGPQNDYAPGDVVSTVFWTGSPVNEYQRQDRYMAVERLTAAPDTWEVVREDFDWDTTAQWERPAAERKSSSARAGQQMSLLNLSPPKYKTSPDPFRVTITWETAADTPPGTYRLVHFGRYKEDGAVKRFTARSPAFQVK from the coding sequence ATGACCTCGCTCGCCGCATCGCTCGTCTTAACCTGCCTTCTATCGGCAGAACCCGCGAATAACTACCGCATCGGCCGCGCCGCAAGCGATATCACGTTACCGGTCTGGGGCGTGCAGATGTTGGGCTACGTACACCCGGACCAGATTGGCCAAGGGTTGCGGCAGCGGCAATATGCGCGGACATTCGTGATCACGGACACCGATGACCAGTCGCGACTGGCCTACGTCACGTGCGACATCGCGTTTCCGACGCACACTCTGAAGCTCGCCGTGCTCGAACGCCTGGAGAAATCGCTACCAGGCCGGTACACGCACGCCAACTTGATTCTTGCCGGCACTCACACGCACGGAGCGCCTGGCGGTTATCACCATCATCTCTCGACGAGCGTCCTGGGAGGCGATTTTTTCGTCCAGGCCTTCGAAGCTCTGGCTGACGGTATCGCCGAATCGATCGTGACCGCCGATACCGACTTGCGCCCCGGGCGCATTCTTTTCGCGCAAGGCGAAGTGACCGAAGCCAATGCCAATCGCTCTCTGGTCGCTTATCGCAACAATCCGGCCGACGAGCGGGCCGAGTACAAAAACGACGTCGACAAGACGATGACCTTGCTCGAGTTCGTGCGCGACGACGGTCCGATCGGTCTCTTGAACTGGTTCGCCGTTCATCCTACGTCGGTCAACTTTCACTACCGGCTGACGACCAGTGACAACAAGGGCTACGCCGCGTATCTGGTCGAGCAAGCCCACGGGGCGCGCCATCACGGCGGCGGGGAGTTTGTCGCCGCGTTCGCCAACACCAACTGCGGCGACTGTACCCCGAACTTGAATCTCGACGCCACGGGCCCGGGAAAGACCGATCTGGAAAGTTGCACGATCATTGGCCGTCGCCAGGCCGAGGCTGCCCAGCGACTGTGCGATGGAAAGGGCGATGTTGTTTCGGGTCCTATCCAGGTGATCCACACGTTTGTCGACTTCTCGCGTCTCGAGGTCGACGCCGAGTTCACCGCGGACGGCCAGCACCGGACTTGCCCGTCGGCCTGGGGTTATTCCTTCGCCGCGGGTTCCGATGCCGAAGGAGGTGGGCTGGCGCTGTTCCGTGAAGGAATGACGAAGACGGATCCGGCCGTCGACGCCGTCATTCGGCTCGCGTTGCCACAGGTGCGCACCACGCCCGAGTTTCTCGAATGCCAGAAACCCAAGGCCGTGCTGATCGCCAGCGGCCTGGCGAACCCGCCCATGCACGAACAGGTGTTGCCGCTAGCGCTCGCACGCATCGGCCAGTTGGCATTCGTCGTTGGGCCGGCCGAGTTCACGACGATGAGCGGGCGACGATTCCGCGTCGCCGTCGGGCACGAACTGGGCATCGACCCGCGCTACGTCATCGTGGCCGGATACTCGAACGACTTTGCCGGCTACGTCACCACGTGGCACGAGTATCAGTTGCAGCAGTACGAAGGGGGGCACACCTTGTTCGGCCCTTGGACCGAGGCCGGTTATCGGCAAGAGTTCGTCCGACTGGCACGCGCGCTAAAGGCAGGCAAGCAAGTCGAACCGACAGGCCAGTCCACCGATATGCGCAGCCGCGTGGCGAAGCCGACCTTGCTCGACGGCCCTGACGAAAAGCAACCGCCGGATGCGAAATTCGGCGACGTCGTCGAAGGGCCGCAAAACGATTACGCGCCGGGTGATGTCGTTTCGACGGTGTTCTGGACCGGCAGCCCGGTGAACGAATATCAACGGCAAGATCGCTATATGGCTGTCGAGCGGTTGACCGCCGCGCCTGACACGTGGGAAGTCGTCCGCGAAGATTTCGATTGGGACACCACCGCCCAATGGGAGCGGCCAGCCGCCGAACGCAAATCGTCGTCCGCGCGGGCTGGACAGCAAATGAGCCTGTTGAACCTCTCACCACCGAAATACAAGACCAGCCCCGATCCGTTCCGCGTCACGATCACCTGGGAGACCGCGGCCGACACGCCTCCGGGCACGTATCGGCTGGTCCACTTCGGACGATACAAAGAGGACGGTGCCGTCAAACGCTTCACGGCCCGTTCGCCCGCGTTTCAAGTAAAGTGA
- a CDS encoding alpha/beta hydrolase — translation MFPNISLAFAGLLWIVSAGVSRGDETKVTPDVVYGHKDGMALVMHVYRPANANGAAVVQINSSGYFSFWEPTNPKAPLVGLFLDRGFTVFSVFHGSNPKYTVPEIVGDMRRAIRFIRLHAEDYGIDPKRLGVIGTSAGGHLALMLATTGDDGNAEARDELSRTSSRVAAAVAIAAPSDLRDMDQKREQLLQKGTIDKLFAEKLKPAFAFDPALVESLSPRLQVTGDDAATLLIHGDTDTLVPIENSQNLLAELNEKSVPTELIVMEGIGHHAARNPAEAAQWDKAFKGSVAWFDKYLAAPQPPSQAAEAQ, via the coding sequence ATGTTTCCCAACATCTCGTTAGCGTTTGCCGGCTTGTTGTGGATCGTCAGCGCCGGTGTCAGTCGCGGCGACGAGACAAAGGTCACGCCGGACGTGGTCTACGGCCACAAAGACGGCATGGCGCTGGTGATGCACGTTTATCGCCCGGCCAATGCGAATGGCGCCGCCGTGGTGCAAATCAATAGCAGCGGTTATTTTTCGTTCTGGGAACCGACCAATCCGAAGGCGCCCCTGGTGGGTTTGTTTCTCGATCGTGGCTTTACAGTTTTCTCGGTCTTTCACGGCAGCAATCCCAAGTACACCGTGCCCGAGATCGTGGGCGATATGCGGCGCGCGATCCGCTTCATTCGCCTGCACGCCGAGGATTACGGGATCGATCCCAAGCGCCTGGGCGTGATTGGCACGAGCGCCGGCGGGCACCTGGCCCTGATGCTCGCCACGACCGGTGACGACGGCAATGCCGAGGCGCGCGATGAGTTGTCGCGCACCAGCAGCCGAGTGGCCGCCGCCGTGGCGATCGCGGCACCGTCCGACCTGCGCGACATGGATCAGAAACGAGAACAGCTGTTGCAGAAGGGGACGATCGACAAGCTCTTCGCCGAAAAGCTGAAGCCGGCGTTTGCCTTCGACCCGGCGCTGGTCGAATCGTTATCTCCACGGCTACAAGTCACCGGCGACGATGCCGCCACGCTATTGATCCACGGCGACACGGACACCCTGGTGCCGATCGAGAACAGCCAGAACCTTCTCGCCGAGCTGAACGAGAAATCCGTACCGACCGAATTGATCGTGATGGAGGGCATAGGGCACCATGCGGCCCGCAATCCCGCGGAGGCGGCCCAGTGGGATAAGGCCTTCAAAGGCTCGGTTGCCTGGTTCGACAAATACCTGGCCGCGCCGCAGCCCCCGTCGCAAGCCGCGGAGGCCCAGTAA
- a CDS encoding CHAT domain-containing tetratricopeptide repeat protein: protein MFCPLLLALLLLSPPITAAADQTVTPKSKPTTASKKPDQPTDTKKRPASGTDAKDPSQVAALVQRADALLGSSSFAAAVKEYEAALALCDPKHPRPATTALIQSRLSAALAFVADYARARTFAEQAVANFITAFGPASAEAAVALTDYGVLLTKLGELSAARSSFERALQIMQQLHGERNPKTLGLRTSLAALQGALGDRAAATQGFEEALLIQSKYAAEENADTAFLHVEYGNFLTNQGKYREAREQLELALSLRRKLLGDRNPVTAGTLDSLGRVCHLLGDDPRAQACFEEELGIYKEVPPADHGDLINALNNLGFVLGCQQQYAPALEVFRQALAVGKQSFGDNDPHAVTGYTNLSLFSAAQDDWQRAVEFADEGRHLARRRLATTLSTLSEREQLAYLSTHDLPAHFMALSLAIELRRHPRVAELSAGWLLNGKSQSQELLADRAVRAREQSDPALARISQQLKQVRDEQAKIVFSGTSRNERGDRISKLARSEEELSRRLARAGSHSLQALDWIDVGQVRSALAPGEVLVDIACVPLVNLKAPDEKTSSLHYAAWIVPSADQGEVKLIDLGDAEDIHEDILELRKAINVVFTIDRSTGLTKPAEPKTLTQAHTAMLRLSQRLLFPLLSQIRNADKLLISPDAQLWLVPWAALYLPDGRFAVEQYQISHLVSGRELLAPKVKRPSNAPLIVANPNFDLLPAEARQIAQATLTGKKIPAQPRPNIRLRPPARLGTPLPELARQVKVVGPKLAAYAGKKPAVFEGDRALETLVKAVHGPRVVLFATHGFFEPSDLAFRARTSGLGADARAPRTADNPLLRCGVLLAGCNWRDSSKGDDGILTGMEILSLDLRGTELVVLSACNTGVGDLRIGEGVASTRQAFQLAGAEAVVATLWPVTVDEANDQMSDFFARLAKGEGKAQALRSAQLAAISRLKAKYHAALPVIWAAFTITGRG, encoded by the coding sequence ATGTTCTGCCCGCTTTTGCTTGCTCTGCTTCTGCTGTCGCCCCCGATCACGGCTGCCGCCGACCAGACTGTAACGCCCAAGTCGAAACCCACCACGGCGTCCAAGAAGCCGGACCAGCCGACGGATACCAAGAAACGTCCGGCCAGCGGAACGGACGCCAAGGATCCCTCCCAAGTGGCGGCCCTCGTTCAGCGTGCGGATGCACTGCTCGGTTCGAGTTCTTTTGCCGCGGCGGTGAAGGAATATGAGGCTGCGCTTGCCCTGTGCGATCCGAAGCACCCGCGGCCCGCGACAACCGCACTTATTCAATCGCGCCTGTCGGCGGCCTTGGCTTTCGTGGCCGATTACGCCCGCGCGCGAACGTTCGCCGAGCAGGCGGTGGCCAATTTCATAACGGCCTTTGGTCCTGCCAGTGCCGAAGCGGCCGTAGCGCTGACGGATTACGGCGTGCTCCTCACGAAACTCGGCGAATTATCCGCGGCGCGGTCGAGTTTCGAGCGCGCGCTCCAGATCATGCAGCAGTTGCACGGAGAGCGCAATCCAAAAACACTCGGCTTGCGCACCTCGCTGGCGGCCCTCCAGGGGGCCTTGGGCGACCGGGCCGCGGCCACCCAGGGATTCGAAGAAGCGTTGCTCATTCAGAGCAAGTACGCAGCCGAAGAAAATGCCGACACCGCGTTCCTGCACGTCGAATACGGCAACTTCCTGACAAACCAGGGCAAATATCGCGAGGCGCGCGAACAACTGGAGCTCGCGCTCTCGTTGCGGCGCAAGTTACTAGGCGACCGTAATCCGGTTACGGCCGGCACGCTCGATTCGCTGGGAAGGGTCTGCCACCTTCTCGGTGACGACCCACGGGCGCAAGCGTGCTTCGAGGAAGAACTGGGCATCTACAAGGAGGTGCCGCCAGCGGATCATGGGGACTTGATCAACGCGCTAAACAACCTGGGCTTTGTTCTCGGTTGCCAACAGCAATACGCCCCGGCCCTGGAAGTTTTCCGCCAGGCGTTGGCCGTGGGAAAGCAATCGTTTGGGGACAACGATCCGCACGCGGTGACCGGCTACACGAACTTGTCCCTGTTTAGTGCCGCACAGGACGATTGGCAGCGCGCTGTCGAATTCGCGGACGAGGGACGGCATCTCGCCCGTCGCCGTCTGGCCACAACGCTTTCGACACTCTCCGAGCGCGAGCAGCTCGCTTATCTTTCCACTCACGATCTCCCTGCGCATTTCATGGCCCTTTCCTTGGCCATCGAACTGCGGCGCCACCCGCGCGTGGCCGAGTTGTCGGCCGGCTGGCTGTTGAACGGCAAATCGCAATCGCAGGAACTGCTGGCCGATCGCGCGGTCCGGGCGCGCGAACAGAGTGATCCGGCTCTGGCCAGAATCTCGCAGCAACTGAAGCAGGTGCGCGACGAGCAGGCGAAGATCGTCTTTTCCGGCACCTCGCGCAACGAGCGGGGCGATCGGATCTCGAAACTGGCGCGAAGCGAAGAGGAGCTTTCGCGGCGGCTGGCCCGGGCCGGCAGCCACTCTTTGCAAGCCCTGGACTGGATCGACGTCGGGCAGGTTCGTTCCGCGTTGGCCCCTGGCGAAGTCCTCGTCGATATCGCCTGCGTGCCGCTCGTGAATCTGAAGGCCCCCGACGAAAAGACCAGCTCTCTGCACTATGCGGCCTGGATCGTGCCGTCGGCCGACCAGGGCGAGGTGAAACTGATTGATCTGGGGGACGCCGAAGACATTCACGAGGACATCCTCGAGCTGCGCAAAGCCATCAATGTGGTCTTCACGATCGACCGCAGCACCGGACTGACGAAACCTGCTGAACCGAAGACATTGACGCAGGCGCACACCGCCATGTTGCGGTTGTCGCAGCGATTGCTGTTTCCGCTGCTTTCGCAGATTCGCAACGCCGACAAGCTGCTCATCAGCCCCGATGCGCAGTTGTGGCTCGTTCCCTGGGCCGCGCTCTACCTGCCCGACGGACGATTTGCCGTCGAGCAATATCAAATCTCGCACCTGGTCAGTGGCCGCGAACTGCTGGCGCCGAAGGTGAAGCGGCCGTCGAATGCGCCGTTGATCGTGGCGAACCCGAATTTTGATCTGCTGCCCGCCGAGGCACGGCAGATCGCTCAGGCCACGCTGACGGGCAAGAAGATTCCCGCGCAGCCGCGGCCGAACATACGCCTCCGGCCGCCGGCGCGGCTGGGCACGCCGCTTCCGGAGCTCGCCAGGCAAGTGAAGGTGGTCGGGCCGAAGCTGGCCGCCTACGCGGGAAAGAAACCGGCTGTCTTCGAAGGGGATAGGGCTCTGGAAACCCTGGTCAAAGCCGTACACGGACCAAGGGTGGTCCTGTTTGCGACGCACGGCTTCTTTGAGCCATCGGACCTGGCTTTCCGCGCGCGCACTTCGGGATTGGGCGCTGATGCGAGAGCACCGCGAACGGCCGATAACCCGCTGTTGCGCTGCGGCGTGTTGTTGGCCGGCTGCAATTGGCGAGATTCCTCGAAGGGAGACGATGGAATCTTGACGGGCATGGAAATCCTGAGCCTGGATCTCCGCGGCACGGAGCTCGTCGTCTTGAGCGCCTGCAACACCGGGGTGGGCGATCTGCGAATCGGCGAAGGAGTGGCGAGCACCCGCCAGGCCTTTCAACTGGCCGGCGCCGAGGCCGTCGTAGCGACCCTCTGGCCCGTGACCGTCGACGAAGCCAACGATCAGATGAGCGATTTCTTCGCGCGCCTCGCCAAGGGAGAAGGGAAGGCACAAGCCCTGCGCAGCGCCCAACTAGCGGCCATCAGCCGGCTGAAGGCCAAGTATCACGCTGCGCTCCCGGTCATTTGGGCAGCCTTCACAATCACCGGACGCGGCTGA
- a CDS encoding arylsulfatase, which translates to MASSVRAQQPPAGPAAGSAISTRTIDGKYLPPQPAPFGGVINMNAVNSKPWWPSSVVPPKGAPNVLLIMTDDVGFGAPSTFGGVIPTPSLDRVAKMGLRYTQFHSTALCSPTRAALITGRNHHSVGFGVVAEMATGFPGYDTFIGRDSATLGRVLRDNGYATSWFGKDHNTPAFQASQVGPFDQWPIGMGFDYFYGFVGGDTSQWQPNLFRNTTAIYPYVGNPQWNLTTAMADEAIAHLKMLNEVAPDKPFFCYYVPGGTHAPHHATPEWIEKFKGKFDMGWNKLRDQIFANQKKLGVIPADAKLTPWPDVLKKWDDLSAEEKKLFTRQVEVYAAYLAYTDHEIGRVIQAVEDLGKLDNTLVIYISGDNGGSAEGSPIGTPNEVAQFNGVEVPVPAQLALFYDSWGSDKTYNHMAVGWTWAFDTPFQWTKQVASHFGGTRQGVCIAWPKRIKDAGGIRNQFHHIVDITPTILEATGIPAPNVVDGIAQRPIEGVSMAYSFDKTRAQAPSPHKTQYFEMLGNRGIYHDGWYANTVPISPPWVLTATPDQDVMSSYKWELYDLTKDWTQSNNLAASKPDKLKELQEKFIVEATKYQVFPLDNSMAARMISPRPSLTAGRDTFTYSGELTGIPMGAAPSLLNASYKITADIEIPAGGAEGVLATQGGRFGGWGFYLLKGKPVFLWNMLDLRRIRWEGNSALAPGKHTLEFAFKYEGLGAETLAFNNRSGLGHGGPGTLKVDGQVVSSHKMEHSIPVTLQWDESFDIGADTGTPIDDKDYQVPFKFTGKLTSLTLKIDRPQLSPADQKRLAEESRRNNRASE; encoded by the coding sequence GTGGCATCTTCGGTCCGCGCGCAACAACCACCAGCTGGGCCTGCTGCCGGGTCGGCCATTTCCACGCGCACGATCGACGGTAAGTATCTGCCACCGCAGCCGGCGCCTTTCGGCGGCGTGATCAACATGAACGCGGTCAATTCAAAGCCGTGGTGGCCGTCGAGCGTGGTCCCTCCCAAGGGCGCGCCGAACGTGCTGTTGATCATGACCGACGACGTCGGCTTCGGCGCGCCGAGCACCTTCGGCGGCGTCATCCCCACGCCCTCTTTGGACCGCGTTGCCAAGATGGGATTGCGCTACACGCAGTTTCATTCGACCGCGCTCTGCTCGCCCACGCGGGCGGCCCTGATTACGGGCCGCAACCATCATTCGGTCGGTTTCGGCGTCGTCGCGGAAATGGCCACCGGTTTTCCCGGCTACGACACGTTCATCGGTCGCGATTCGGCCACGCTTGGTCGTGTTCTGCGAGACAACGGCTACGCCACGAGCTGGTTCGGCAAGGATCACAACACGCCCGCCTTCCAGGCCAGCCAGGTTGGCCCCTTCGATCAATGGCCGATCGGGATGGGCTTTGATTACTTCTATGGCTTTGTCGGCGGCGACACCAGCCAATGGCAACCCAACTTGTTCCGCAATACGACGGCCATCTATCCGTACGTGGGTAATCCCCAGTGGAACCTCACGACCGCCATGGCCGACGAAGCGATCGCGCATTTGAAGATGCTCAACGAGGTCGCGCCCGACAAGCCGTTCTTTTGCTACTACGTCCCTGGCGGCACGCACGCGCCCCACCATGCCACGCCCGAGTGGATCGAGAAATTCAAGGGCAAGTTCGACATGGGATGGAACAAGCTGCGCGATCAGATTTTCGCGAACCAGAAAAAGCTCGGCGTGATCCCGGCCGATGCGAAATTGACGCCCTGGCCCGATGTCCTGAAAAAGTGGGACGATCTTTCGGCCGAGGAGAAGAAGCTGTTCACCCGGCAAGTCGAAGTGTACGCGGCCTACCTGGCGTACACGGATCATGAAATCGGTCGCGTCATTCAAGCCGTCGAGGACTTGGGCAAGCTCGATAACACGCTCGTCATCTACATCAGCGGAGACAACGGCGGCAGTGCCGAAGGATCTCCGATCGGCACGCCGAATGAGGTCGCGCAGTTCAACGGGGTCGAGGTTCCGGTACCGGCGCAACTGGCGCTGTTCTACGATTCCTGGGGTTCGGACAAGACGTACAACCATATGGCCGTCGGGTGGACCTGGGCCTTCGATACGCCCTTCCAATGGACCAAGCAGGTCGCTTCGCACTTTGGCGGCACGCGGCAAGGCGTGTGCATTGCCTGGCCCAAGCGGATCAAGGATGCCGGCGGAATTCGTAACCAGTTTCATCACATCGTCGATATCACGCCAACGATCCTCGAAGCAACCGGCATCCCGGCGCCGAATGTGGTCGATGGCATTGCACAGCGTCCGATCGAAGGCGTGAGCATGGCGTATTCGTTCGACAAGACCAGGGCGCAAGCCCCTTCGCCGCACAAAACGCAATACTTCGAAATGCTCGGCAATCGGGGCATCTATCACGATGGCTGGTACGCCAATACCGTGCCCATCAGCCCGCCCTGGGTCCTTACAGCGACGCCCGATCAGGACGTTATGAGCAGCTACAAGTGGGAGCTCTACGACCTGACGAAGGATTGGACGCAGAGCAACAACCTGGCCGCGAGCAAGCCTGATAAGCTCAAGGAATTGCAAGAGAAATTCATCGTCGAGGCGACGAAGTACCAGGTTTTCCCGCTCGACAATTCCATGGCGGCCCGCATGATCTCGCCGCGCCCCAGCCTGACCGCAGGACGCGACACGTTCACCTACAGCGGCGAACTGACGGGCATTCCGATGGGGGCCGCGCCGTCGCTGCTCAACGCCTCGTACAAAATCACGGCTGATATTGAAATCCCTGCGGGCGGCGCCGAAGGCGTGCTGGCCACGCAAGGAGGCCGATTCGGCGGCTGGGGTTTTTACCTCTTGAAGGGGAAGCCGGTCTTCCTGTGGAACATGCTCGACCTGCGCCGTATCCGCTGGGAAGGAAATTCAGCACTCGCCCCCGGTAAGCACACCTTGGAGTTCGCCTTCAAATACGAAGGACTGGGCGCCGAAACGCTGGCTTTCAACAATCGCAGCGGCCTCGGCCACGGCGGCCCCGGCACGCTGAAGGTGGATGGGCAGGTCGTCTCGTCGCATAAGATGGAGCACTCGATCCCCGTCACTTTGCAATGGGACGAAAGCTTCGACATCGGGGCCGATACCGGCACGCCGATTGACGACAAGGACTATCAGGTCCCCTTCAAGTTCACGGGCAAGCTCACGAGCTTGACGCTAAAGATCGACCGCCCCCAGCTGAGTCCGGCCGACCAAAAACGACTGGCCGAGGAAAGCCGTCGGAATAATCGGGCCAGTGAATAG